The Thermoplasmata archaeon genome segment GCGCGCACGGTCTCGATGTCCCGCTTCGTGGTCGCCCGGCCGCGGCCGTAGGACCGGAGGAACGCCGCGCGGTCCCGCCCCACGAGCGTCTGGGTCGCGAGGACGTACAGCCGGGTCCGCTTGCCCTGGCGGATGTCGCCCTCGGACGAGCCGCCGATCTCCGAGGGCACGACGCCGGCGCCGAGGAGGTCGTCCCGATCCTGGAAGGCCACCGCGAACATGAGCGCGTACTCCTGGAGGGACTCGCGAACCTCCACCGCCATGCCCGCAGCAATCGCCGCCGTGGCGGCTGCCCCCAGGTAGAGCCGTGCGGTTTTCGCCTCGCTCATCCGGACGTAGTCCTCCTCGGGGATTGTCCGGAGTCCTTCGAAGTCGATGTCGAGCCCCTGGCCGTCGCTCACGACGAGGTCCACCTCGGTGAGCTCGGTGAGAAGTCCGAGTCGGACGGCCGGGTCCAGGCCCTTCGGACTCTCGATCGCGCGTTCGGCAAGGGACCGGATGCGCAGGGCGTCGAGGATCGCCTGGGACGCCGCGTACCGGTGGCGGCGCGTGCGGAAGATAGTCGCCGGGCGGTCCGCGTCCGAGCGGCGGTACAGGGCCGCGTTCGAGGACCAGGCGCTCGGGAGCGTGCGCCGCCGCTCGTCCTCGTCCATGATGTCGTCGAGGAAGAGGGTGTACAGGTGGTACCATTCGAGCCAGCAGGCGGCGCGCTCCAGGGCGACCGAGGGGAGCTCCCCGGTCAAGAGACGATAGCCCGCGAGGGCGATTGCGTAGCGGTACCGCTTCCCGGCGAGGAACAGGCGGGCGTTGCGGGACATGGTCTTCGTCGACGGGTACGGTCCGACCGGGTGGGCTGCGAGGAACTCCTCCCACATCGTCTGCAGGTAGGCGTTCGAGGCGTCCCGGTACGGCCTGAGGAGGCGCTCGAGACGCTCGATCTCGGGATTCGGAATCTCGGCCATCCGGATCACACCCCCTCCGCGAGTTCAATCCAGGTCGCCGTGGGGGCGTTGATGATCGCGTGCCGCTCCTGCAGTTCCGCGACGCTCGGGGCCCCGATGAGGAACATGGCCGCCTTAAGCTCCTCGATGATGGCCCGGAGCTCCGCGACCACGGCATCCGAGGAAGTCTTCGCGGCCTCCAGCATGGGCTTCGCCATGCCCGCCGCGGTCGCGCCGAGGGCGATGCCCTTCGCCGCATCGAGCCCACTCCGGATGCCGCCCGTGGCCACCAAGGGAAGGCCCACGTTGGCCAGGACGATGGAGGCGGGCGTCGGGATTCCCCAGTCCCAAAACGTCGCGCCCAGACGCTCCTTCAGGGACGAGGCCTCCTTGCGCGCACGATAGTGCTCCACGGCGGAGAAAGACGTGCCGCCCAGACCGCCGACATCGATCGCCTTGACGCCGGTCTTCTTGAGCGCCTTCGCCACGTCGCGGGAGATGCCCGCGCCCGTCTCCTTCGCCATGACGGGAAAACGGCCCGCGAGGTTCTTGATGGCGGACAGGCAGCCCTTGGCCCTTCGGTCGCCCTCGGGCTGCACGACCTCCTGGAGGAAGTTCAGGTGGACGATGAGTGCGTCCGCGCCGATCATGTCCATGGCCTTCTTCGCGTCGGCCACGCCGTACGCGCGCTTGTCCGCTTGGGGGATGAGCTGGGGCGCACCCAGGTTCGCGAACCGGAGAGGCACGTCGTGGTCCTTGACGACCGCGTACGTGGGCTCGAGCTCCGGCTTCTCAATCGCGGCGCGCTGGGAGCCGACGCCCATGGCGACGCCGACCTCCGCGGCGGCCTTGGCCAGGTTCGCATTGATCTCCCCGCCCATGCCGAACCCGCCCGTCATGGACGAGATGAGCAGAGGCGCCTCGAGCCGCTTGCCGAAGAACTTGATCGAGAGGTCGATGTCGTCCAGGTCGATCTCCGGGAGCGCGTTGTGGAGCAGGTGGACGTCGCCCCAGTAGTCGTAGCCCGCGGACACGTCCTCGGTCAGGATGATGTTGACGTGCTCCGCCTTCCGCTGCTCCGTCTTGGACGGTTCTGCCATCTCAGCGGCCTCCGACGACGCGGGTGCCCACGACAATCCGGCCGCGCAGGGCATCCCGGACCCGGTTCTTGACGTTGCCGTTCACGATGAGCGTCTCATCCGCGTGGGATGCGATCTCGAGCATCCGATGGACTTTCGCTTCCATGCCGCCCGTGACGTCCGCCCCCTTCGCGGGGCCGAAGTCGATGAGCGGCAGTTCCGTCTCGGAAACGGACAGGAGGAGGCGCGCGTCCTTGGAGTCCTTGGGATCCGCGGTGAAGAGGCCGTCGACGTCCGCGGCGAAGACCGCGCATCGGGGGTGGAACGCCCTCGCGAGCTCGAGCATGACCACGTCCCCGGAACACACGGCAACGCCTCGGGTACGATCTCGGACCACGTCCCCGAAGGTCACGGGGGTGAATCCCTCGTGGACGTACTCGCGGAACGGTTCCACGTCGAACGAGGCCACCCGGCCCTCGTCGAGGCCCAGAATCGCGGAGGGCGGCAGGACGACGGGGGCGAGGCCCGCCTTCATGAGGCCGTCCACCACGAACCCATCAAGCGTGCGAACGTCCCGCTGGACGACCGAGGCACCCCTTGCCTTGGTCCGTGCGGCAGGACCGTTCAGCGCGTACTTGCGCGCCAGCATGTGGCCAAAGGAGCCCGCGCCGTGGACCACGACGAGGTCATCCCCAAGCCCGGTCAGCTCCTTGGTCAGCCGGGCGATCGCGCTCTTGCGCGGCGTGCGGAGGCGCGTCTTGTCCGTGAGGACGCTGCCGCCCAATTTCACGAGGAGCATGGTCCTGCGGCCACCTGAGCCGGGTCACTTAATCTTTCCCACTCTCCGGGGCTTCCCAGGATAGCCGGTAGCCGAGGGAGACCGCATGCCGCTCGCCGCGACCTGGCTCTGGTTTGTGGACCCGTCGAAGCACACGGACTCCATGCTCGTCCTCGCGACTGCCTGCATCGACGCGGTCGTGACGGGGACCGTGGGCATTTGCCGCCGGCTCTTGGGCCCGCCGCAGCGAGCCCGAGCGTCTGCCTCGTCGTCCTGATCGCGCGACTTGGCACGCCCGTGCCGTGTGGAAGCGGGACGAGGCGAGGAAGACGACTCGCGCGCCCGAGGCGGTCCGAATCCGGCCGTCACGGTGAGCGTGCCCGAAGGATTATATAGAGCCCCAACTTTGGAGCGGCCCCACCCATGACGCGCAAGCCCGGGAGCATGTACCGCGAGATCCGCGGACAAGCCTACAGCCAGCGGATGTACATCGGCGGCGTCCCTGCGATCCGGATCAGCCAGTTCGACATCGGGGACCTGCGCACCCACTTCCCCGTGCGGCTGCACCTCGTCGCGGAGGAGCAGTGCCAGATCCGCCACATCGCCCTCGAAGCCGCACGCGTGTCCCTGAACCGGTACATCGCGAAGAAGGCAGGGAACGCATACCACCTGAAGCTCCGCGTCTATCCCCACAACGTCCTGCGGGAGAACAAGATCGCCACAGGCGCAGGCGCCGACCGTATTTCGGAAGGGATGCGGGCCGCGTTCGGGCAGCCCGTCGGCACCGCGGCGCGCGTCCACCCGGGCACGAAGATTTTCACCCTCGAGACGACCGAGGAGCACGTGGCGGACGCGAAGATCGCCCTCCGCAAGGGAGGCGTCAAGCTGCCGACCCCCTGGCGGATCGTCGTCGAGCGCGAGAAACCCAAGAAGTGATCGCTCCTCCGTCCGCGAAGCGCCCCGCACCCCGGCGTCCCGGTGCGCAGTCCGTGGATGGTATATTCGCATACGACCATGACCGTAACGAATCTTCAAGCTCCTGGCGGCGCATGAGACCCCGAGTGGATGCTTTCGGAGAGAACGGAACGCCGTGCCGTCACCGTTTTGAGTCTGGGTCTATTCGCCGCCGTTGCTCTAGGCTGCTTCCCTTCGATGGCCACGGCCGCTCCCCAGTCCTACCATCTGACCGCCCTGTCCGTGACCCTGGATGCCCAGCGCGACGGGTCGATCCAGATCACCGAATCCATGGGGTTCCACTTCGACGTCGGTACGTTCTCCTATGCATACCGAGACATCCCGTGGTCGTCATTCGACGAACTCACGAACGTCTCGGTCACCGATGAATCCGGGAACGTTCTGGGTTTGCAGGTCCGATTTCAGTGGGAGGGGAGCGGGGAGTACCACCTCCGTTGGGCCTACCCCGCCGTCACCGCGCCGGCCGAACGAAGGTTCGTGCTCACCTACACGGTGACGGGGGCCCTCCTTCAACCCGCCGCCGCCCGAAACCGAGTCGACTGGCTCGCAGTCGGTACAGGATGGAACGTCCCGATCGACAACGCCTCCGTCCGGCTCCTGCTGCCTTCGGGAGTCGACAACGTGACGGCCCTGGCGTTCTCGCCTCTGCCGAGCACTGTGCTCCGCGTCAACAACCGAACCGCCGTGTTATTCGCAGTCGGCATCCTGCCGGCGAATACGGGCTACCGGGTCATCGTGGACTTCCCGAAGGTCGTCGACGCGCGCCCCGATCTGCTTCGAATCGCCCGCGACTCCCCGATCAGCACAGGGGTGTGCGTGTTCGCCGCCATCCTGTTCGCGATGTTCGTCCTCTGGTTCGTGAAGGGCAGGGACGCGAGACCCAGGACTCGGGGCGTCAACCCACCCCTGCAGGTTCCCTCGGACCTGAGGCCCGCCGAGGTTGGGTATCTCCGGCGACAGTTGTTCGACGTGGCGTGCATGTTCGCCGCCTTGATTGATCTCGCCCAACGAGGCTACCTCATCTTGTACGGTGCACCGGTCGGCTGGCGAGCTCGGCGAACCGCGAGCCCTCTGGACCTCACGGAGAAGGGTCGAGCCGCGGGTCTGGGCGAACCGGGCGAGTACGCAGATCTCATCGAACCCGAGCACGTGCTTCTGCAGGCGCTCGCACGAACGGACGTGGACCGGCTCACGGTCCTGCGCACGGAGTTCGTCGGCTTCGGGCGGAGAATCGAGGACCGGATGCTCCAACGAGGCCTTGTGACGAAGAGCCCTACGGCGATCCGGAATCGGTACGCCCAGGCGGCCGCTCTCGTGATGTTCACGGGACTGGTCCTTGCAGGCGCGGGCATCTGGTTCCCGGACTACTTCAGCCTCCGAGGACCTCTGGTCGGCCTCGCAATGGCCGCTGTTCCCATCGGGATCATCGGGATCTACATGCCACGGTGGTCGGATCGCGGCGCAGAGGAACGGTCCCGTTGGCTCGGCTTTATGAATGCACTCAAGGTGCACGTAGAGCGAGCCAAGAAGACGAATCCCGGCGAAGCGGTGGCCACGCTCGATGCGTTCATGGCGTTTGTCCCACTCCTCCCCCATACGGACGTGCCCAGGTGGTTGAAGCAGCTCGCCCTGGACCTCCGTGGCTTCCCCTACGAGGCGTCCTGGTATGCGTCCTACCCGGCCATCGTCCTCTATCCAGAACCCGGACGGGGCCACGGAGGGACCGCGCGCATGCCCCTGGTCGACCTGCATGCGCTCCTGGCGGCGGATTTCGGGGCGTTCGCGGGATCGCTGGCGGCGACCTTCGGCGTGTTCTCGGGAGGAGTCGGTCCCTCCGGAGGCGGGGCCGTGGGCGCCGGAGGCGCGGGCGGGGGAGGCGGTGGGGGCGGCGGAGCCGGCTAGGGCCGCTCCCCCGTGGGACGGTTCACGGAAGGCCGAACGCTCCGCACGTCCCTTCGCGAAGGAAGGCACCTCGGGTGAGGGCGGGCGCAAGTTTTTCTCGCACTCCGTCGCTGGCTAGGGACGCATGGACGAGACCGTGCGGCTGCTCGAGGTGATCCGCGGCCGCAACGCGAAGACCGTCGGACTCCAGTTCCCCGTCGGCCTCAGGACCAAGGCCGTGGAGCTCGCCCGGGACCTCGAGGACCAGGCGGGCGTCACCTGCCTCGTATCCGCAGACCCTTCCTTCGGCGCGTGCGACATTGCGGACATGCCCGTGGATCTCATCGTCCACCTGGGCCACGCGCCCATGCCGCACCTGCGGTACAACCGCGTGTTCTTCTACGATCTGCCGGGACCGCCGCTCACCTCCATGGCCTTCGTCGATGCCGCGGAGCCCATGCTCCCGAAGCGCATCGGTCTCCTCACGACGACCCAGTTCCGCGGCTGGCTGCCCCAGATCAAAGAGCACCTGGAGAGGTCGGGCCACGAGGTGCATATCGGCGAGCCGGACCGGCGCGTCGCGTACGCGGGGCAGCTCCTGGGCTGCGACTACCATACCGCGGAGGTCGTCGCGAGCGATGTGGACGGGTACCTGTACATCGGGACGGGGGAGTTCCATCCCCTCGGCGTCGCCTTCCTCACGGACAAGCCGATCGTCATCGCGGACCCGGAGCGGGGGAGCGCGCGCAGCCTATCGGATCTGAAGGATCGGGTCCTCCGGCAGCGATGGGCCGCGATCGCGCGAGCGCAGGACGCGAAGGAGTTCGGGATCATCGTCTCGCGGAAGATCGGCCAGGTCCGCATGGAGATGGCCCGTGACTTGAAGGCGCTCGCCGAGAAGCACGGCCGCGGCGCCCGCATCTTCCTCATGGACCTCGTCTCCCCGGACTTCCTCGAAGGTTACCTCGTCGACGCCTGGGTGAACACGGCGTGCCCGCGGATCGCGATTGAAGACGTCCTCGAGTACAAGCAACCCATGCTCACGCCCCAGGAGTTCGAGATCGTCCTAGGCGAGCGGAAGGCCAAGGACTACGCCTTCGACGAAATCCGCGCGCAGTAGGGAAACCGTAGGGCAGGTTCTTGTTGTGCCCTCGGCCCGTCAACCTTGTTTAAGGTTGATTTCGCCCGGACGCCTACGTCGACCGCACGGCCCTCCGAGAGGCGATCGATGCGAGTGTCTCCCTCCGGAGTCGCTCCAGCTCCCGCCGGGCCTCCCGAAAGTAGTCGTCCACGCGTCGCGCGGCCTCGTCCCGGACTATCTTGAGGTCGGCGGCGCCGAGGTACTCCTTCGCCTGCCGGCGCCGGCCCTTCTCGGTTTCGTAGTGCCAGAAGTACAGGTAGGAACGGCCTCGGACCGAGTGCGCGTAGACGCCACATCCAATCTGCATGGGGACCTCCAACCCGTTATGGTTACTTGACTGTACGGGAGGGCTCGCGATCGGCAGAAAACGGATTACGGAGGTCGAGCATCCCCCGACCCATGCCACGCAGCCTGCCGGTGGTTCGCATCCTCGAGGGCCTCGCGCGTCACCCGACGACTTCCTTCCACGAGGAGCGCGTGGCCGCGGAGGCCACGGCGGTTGCCAAGGGCTTTGGAGCCGTCGTGCGCCGGGACCGCTACGGCAACCTCCGGATTTCACCTCCGGGCCACCGCACGGGACCTCCGATCTGGCTCGTCGCTCACTTGGACCACCCAGGGGCCGAGATCGTCGGGCGACGGGAGGCCGTGCTCCTCGGCGGACTCGCTCCGGCGTACTTCCGTCGCGGGACGCGCCTGCGCTTCTACCACGATGGCGAACCCATCGTCGCTCGGGTCCAGCGTTATTCCAGGAGGTCGTACCGGTTCCGGCTCGCACCCTCCCCCGACGTGGACCGGCTGCGGCGTCAGGACTTGGGCGTCTTCGAGCTGGAGGATTTCGGGATCCGATCGGGACTCGTCCATGCGCGGCAGCTCGACGACCTCGCGGGATCCTCCGTGTCCCTCGCGGCGATTGGCCGCGCTTGCCGCGACCGCCGCATGAACCTCCATGCGCTCCTGACCCGGGCCGAAGAGGAGGGCTTTGTGGGCACCCTGGGCGCCATCCAGGACGAGGAGATACCGCGGAACGCCATCATCGTCAACGTGGAAGCGAGCAAGGCCATCCCCGGGGTCGAGATTGGAGGCGGCCCCGTCATCCGCGTGGGCGACCGTCGCAAGACGTTCGACCCCCATGCGGAGAGCCTCCTCCTCGCCGCGCGATCGAAGCTCCCGAAATCCAAGCCGGTCCAGCGGTGGCTCATGTCGGGCGGCACGTGCGAGGCCACGCCTTGGGGCCTGTTCGGTTGGAGGGCCACGGGCGTGGCGATCCCCCTCGCGAACTACCACAACCAGGGACCGCGGAACCGCCTCGAACCCGAGATCGTGGCGGTGAAGGACCTGGCCACTGCGGTCGACCTCATCGAGGCCGCCGCCCGTGGCATCTCCGCGGCCGAGCGATGGGACGATGCGACGCGACGCATGCTCCAGGGGTACTTGCGACGCATGGGCCCGCGCCTCGCACGGAGCCGCTGACCCCGTCCCGAAATCCCCTTTACCTGCCTCGCGTATCCGCCGCCAATGACCCTACGCGCAGTCGTCCTCCTCAGCGGCGGCATGGATTCCGCCACGGCCCTGGCAATCGCCCTCCAGGACGGCTTCGAGGTCACGGCCCTGAGCGTGGACTACGGGCAGCGGCACCGCAAGGAGCTGGAGGCCGCCCGGAAGGTCGCCAAGCATTTTGGCGTGCGCGACCACCGACTCGTGAGCCTCGACTTCACGGCCATCGGCGGTTCCGCGCTCACGGACAAACGGATCCCGATCCCCGAGCAGCGCCGCCTCGAGGAGATCGGCCAAGGCATCCCGCCCACGTACGTGCCCGCGCGGAACACGATCCTCCTGAGCTATGCCCTCGGCCTCGCGGAGACCGTCGGGGCGAAGGGCATCTACATCGCGGCGAACCAGATCGACTTCAGCGGATATCCGGACTGCCGCCCCGAATTCTATCGGGCCTTTCAGGAGGTCGCGCGCCTCGGGACGAAGCGGGGCGTCGAGGGCGACGTCATCGAGATTCGCACGCCCCTCATTGCGATGTCCAAGGCGGACATCGTCCGGAGGGGGGAGGAGCTCGGCGTGCCGTGGGCCCTCACCTGGTCCTGCTACCGGGGCGAGGAGAAGGCGTGCGGGGTCTGCGACTCCTGCCAGCTGCGTCTCAAAGGTTTCCGCGAGGCGGGCGTCAAGGATCCGCTGCCCTACGCGCGCCGCCCGCGAACGACGAATCCTTAATTAGTAGCGGGACCGCCATATCCGACGCAACCGTGCACCACGAGACCGTCGTCGGCAACCGCCCCGGGGAGACCTTCCTCCTCACCGAGTGCTACGCCTCGATCCAGGGGGAAAGCAGTCTGGTCGGCACCCCGACCGTCTTCGTGCGCCTGTACTCCTGCAACCTCCGCTGCTCGTGGTGCGACTCCGTGTACGCCGTGGAGGGCGGCGACTACCGGGAGGTGGAGGTCGCGGAGCTTGTGTCCCGTCTGCGGGAGCTGACCGCGGCGGGCGGCGGGCACCGGCGTGGGATCAGCCACGTCTGCTGGACCGGGGGAGAACCCCTGCTCCAGTGGCGGTCCGTCGCCAAGGCCATCGAGGGCCTGCCGCCGCACTTCGTGCACTCCATGGAGACGGACGGGGAGGTGGACCTGGCACCCTTCGACCGCGCCGTCTCGGAGCGCCGCGGCGACGGCCGCGTGCGCTACATCATGGACATCAAATGCCCCGGGTCGGCCATGGTCGCGAAGAGGGCCTTCGAGAACCTGCAACTCCTGCGCGCGTTCGACGAGGTCAAGTTCGTCATCCTGGACCGCGCCGACTACGAGTTCGCGCGGGACGTCGTGCAGCGACGGGAAATCCGCGCGGAGAACGTCCTCTTCTCCCCGGTCATGCCCGCGAACCGGATCGGAGAGGGGCTGGAGCCCGCGAAGCTCGCGGGCTGGATCCTCGAGGACCGCCTGGACGTGCGGCTGCAGCCACAGATCCACAAGTTCCTCTGGCCCGGCAAGGAGCGCGGCATCTGAGCTCACGGACCTCGGGCGAGGAATACTTGATATCGTGGGGGCCTTTGGCTCCCTCGTGCGGTACGAGGAAATCGAGCACACCGCGGACGTGGGCATCCGGGCGTTCGGGAAGACCGCCTCCGCGCTTTTCGCACGCGCGGCGGAGGGCATGTTCAACTTGATCGCCGACATCACGAAGGTGAAGCCCACGGGCGAACTGGAGATCCGGCTTGCCGCCCAGGACCTGCCGAGCCTGCTCGTGGCCTGGCTCTCCGAGCTCCTCTTCCTCCACGAGACGGAGCACCTGCTGTTCTGCAGGTTCCAGGTCCGAGTTCGCGGCACCTCCTTACACGCGCGCGCGTGGGGCGAGGCTATCGACCGGCGGCGGCACGGGCTCAAGCTCGCGGTCAAGGCCGTGACCTACCACCGGCTGTCCGTCGACCTCGAGAGGGGGGTCGCCGAGGTCATCTTCGACGTGTAAGGAGAAATCATGATCCGGGGCGTGACGTTCGACTGGTGGCATACAATCGCCGAGACGCCATGGCCGGACTTCGACGCCCACATGCGGCGCATCCGCGTCGAGCGCATCGCGCAGGCCTTCGCGGACCGCGGGCTCGTGGTCGAGATCGACGTCCTCTACCGCGCGTACGACCGGCACACCGACCTCCTCGCGGAAAACTGGACGCGGAACGTGGACCTGAGCGGGGAGGAACAGATCCGCGCCTTCCTCGAGTTCGCGGACCTCGACGGCTCGGACCCCTACCTGGGGGACGCCCTGGCCGCGTCCTTCGGCGAGGCAATCCGTACGAAGCTCCCGATCCTCTACCCCCATGTCGGGGCGACGTTGGCCGCCCTCAAGCGCGAGGGATACCGCATCGGTCTCGTGTCGAACACGGGCCGCACCTGGGGGCGCTTCCTGCGACCCATCCAGGACGACCTGGGCGTGGGGAAGTTCTTCGACGACCGCGTGTTCTCCGACGAGATCGGCATCCGCAAGCCCGAGCCGCAGATCTTCGAGGCGGCCTTGGAGCACCTCGGCCTGCGCCCCGAGCAGGTCGTCCACGTGGGTGACGACGTCCTCGCGGACGTCACGGGATCCAAGGGTGTCGGCATGCGCGCCGTGTGGTTCAACACCGGAACGCCCGCGGAACATGCGGTGCATACCTGGGCCGGCAGGCCGTCCGCGACGCCGGACGCGGAGATCCACGAGCACCGCGATCTCCTCGCGGTCCTGGAGCGGTGGCGGCCATGAAGGCCACTGCGGTGGCGCACCCGATCCAGGGCCTGATCAAGTACCACGGTCTCGCAGACCCCGTCCTGCGGCTGCCCTTCCACGATTCCATCAGCGTCTGCACGGCACCGCTGACCACCCGGACCACGATTGAGTTCGGCGACTTCCCGCGGGATGACGCGACCATCGACGGCCGGGCAATCTCGGGGCACGAGATGGACCGCATCCTCGCGGTGGTCGACACGGTGCGCGCCCGCGCGGGGGTGTCGAGGCGGTTCCGGATGGCGTCCATCAACGACTTCCCGTCCAACGTCGGATTAGGCGCGAGCGCCTCGGGCTTCGCGGCCCTCGCCCTCGCGGCCTGCGAGGCGGCGGGGCTCCACGCCAATCTCGAGGAGGTCTCCCGAATCGCGCGCCGGGGTGCCGGCTCCGCGAGCCGCTCCGTGACGGGCGCGTTCAGCAAATG includes the following:
- a CDS encoding polyprenyl synthetase family protein, translated to MAEIPNPEIERLERLLRPYRDASNAYLQTMWEEFLAAHPVGPYPSTKTMSRNARLFLAGKRYRYAIALAGYRLLTGELPSVALERAACWLEWYHLYTLFLDDIMDEDERRRTLPSAWSSNAALYRRSDADRPATIFRTRRHRYAASQAILDALRIRSLAERAIESPKGLDPAVRLGLLTELTEVDLVVSDGQGLDIDFEGLRTIPEEDYVRMSEAKTARLYLGAAATAAIAAGMAVEVRESLQEYALMFAVAFQDRDDLLGAGVVPSEIGGSSEGDIRQGKRTRLYVLATQTLVGRDRAAFLRSYGRGRATTKRDIETVRALLARHVLPVAEARIEKNLDLARKALDHVPSKDPQARALLEALLDAQRSRVR
- the fni gene encoding type 2 isopentenyl-diphosphate Delta-isomerase — translated: MAEPSKTEQRKAEHVNIILTEDVSAGYDYWGDVHLLHNALPEIDLDDIDLSIKFFGKRLEAPLLISSMTGGFGMGGEINANLAKAAAEVGVAMGVGSQRAAIEKPELEPTYAVVKDHDVPLRFANLGAPQLIPQADKRAYGVADAKKAMDMIGADALIVHLNFLQEVVQPEGDRRAKGCLSAIKNLAGRFPVMAKETGAGISRDVAKALKKTGVKAIDVGGLGGTSFSAVEHYRARKEASSLKERLGATFWDWGIPTPASIVLANVGLPLVATGGIRSGLDAAKGIALGATAAGMAKPMLEAAKTSSDAVVAELRAIIEELKAAMFLIGAPSVAELQERHAIINAPTATWIELAEGV
- a CDS encoding isopentenyl phosphate kinase is translated as MLLVKLGGSVLTDKTRLRTPRKSAIARLTKELTGLGDDLVVVHGAGSFGHMLARKYALNGPAARTKARGASVVQRDVRTLDGFVVDGLMKAGLAPVVLPPSAILGLDEGRVASFDVEPFREYVHEGFTPVTFGDVVRDRTRGVAVCSGDVVMLELARAFHPRCAVFAADVDGLFTADPKDSKDARLLLSVSETELPLIDFGPAKGADVTGGMEAKVHRMLEIASHADETLIVNGNVKNRVRDALRGRIVVGTRVVGGR
- a CDS encoding 50S ribosomal protein L16, which produces MTRKPGSMYREIRGQAYSQRMYIGGVPAIRISQFDIGDLRTHFPVRLHLVAEEQCQIRHIALEAARVSLNRYIAKKAGNAYHLKLRVYPHNVLRENKIATGAGADRISEGMRAAFGQPVGTAARVHPGTKIFTLETTEEHVADAKIALRKGGVKLPTPWRIVVEREKPKK
- a CDS encoding DUF2207 domain-containing protein, giving the protein MATAAPQSYHLTALSVTLDAQRDGSIQITESMGFHFDVGTFSYAYRDIPWSSFDELTNVSVTDESGNVLGLQVRFQWEGSGEYHLRWAYPAVTAPAERRFVLTYTVTGALLQPAAARNRVDWLAVGTGWNVPIDNASVRLLLPSGVDNVTALAFSPLPSTVLRVNNRTAVLFAVGILPANTGYRVIVDFPKVVDARPDLLRIARDSPISTGVCVFAAILFAMFVLWFVKGRDARPRTRGVNPPLQVPSDLRPAEVGYLRRQLFDVACMFAALIDLAQRGYLILYGAPVGWRARRTASPLDLTEKGRAAGLGEPGEYADLIEPEHVLLQALARTDVDRLTVLRTEFVGFGRRIEDRMLQRGLVTKSPTAIRNRYAQAAALVMFTGLVLAGAGIWFPDYFSLRGPLVGLAMAAVPIGIIGIYMPRWSDRGAEERSRWLGFMNALKVHVERAKKTNPGEAVATLDAFMAFVPLLPHTDVPRWLKQLALDLRGFPYEASWYASYPAIVLYPEPGRGHGGTARMPLVDLHALLAADFGAFAGSLAATFGVFSGGVGPSGGGAVGAGGAGGGGGGGGGAG
- the dph2 gene encoding diphthamide biosynthesis enzyme Dph2; translated protein: MDETVRLLEVIRGRNAKTVGLQFPVGLRTKAVELARDLEDQAGVTCLVSADPSFGACDIADMPVDLIVHLGHAPMPHLRYNRVFFYDLPGPPLTSMAFVDAAEPMLPKRIGLLTTTQFRGWLPQIKEHLERSGHEVHIGEPDRRVAYAGQLLGCDYHTAEVVASDVDGYLYIGTGEFHPLGVAFLTDKPIVIADPERGSARSLSDLKDRVLRQRWAAIARAQDAKEFGIIVSRKIGQVRMEMARDLKALAEKHGRGARIFLMDLVSPDFLEGYLVDAWVNTACPRIAIEDVLEYKQPMLTPQEFEIVLGERKAKDYAFDEIRAQ
- the queC gene encoding 7-cyano-7-deazaguanine synthase QueC encodes the protein MTLRAVVLLSGGMDSATALAIALQDGFEVTALSVDYGQRHRKELEAARKVAKHFGVRDHRLVSLDFTAIGGSALTDKRIPIPEQRRLEEIGQGIPPTYVPARNTILLSYALGLAETVGAKGIYIAANQIDFSGYPDCRPEFYRAFQEVARLGTKRGVEGDVIEIRTPLIAMSKADIVRRGEELGVPWALTWSCYRGEEKACGVCDSCQLRLKGFREAGVKDPLPYARRPRTTNP
- a CDS encoding radical SAM protein; the encoded protein is MHHETVVGNRPGETFLLTECYASIQGESSLVGTPTVFVRLYSCNLRCSWCDSVYAVEGGDYREVEVAELVSRLRELTAAGGGHRRGISHVCWTGGEPLLQWRSVAKAIEGLPPHFVHSMETDGEVDLAPFDRAVSERRGDGRVRYIMDIKCPGSAMVAKRAFENLQLLRAFDEVKFVILDRADYEFARDVVQRREIRAENVLFSPVMPANRIGEGLEPAKLAGWILEDRLDVRLQPQIHKFLWPGKERGI
- a CDS encoding archease — its product is MRYEEIEHTADVGIRAFGKTASALFARAAEGMFNLIADITKVKPTGELEIRLAAQDLPSLLVAWLSELLFLHETEHLLFCRFQVRVRGTSLHARAWGEAIDRRRHGLKLAVKAVTYHRLSVDLERGVAEVIFDV
- a CDS encoding HAD family hydrolase, yielding MIRGVTFDWWHTIAETPWPDFDAHMRRIRVERIAQAFADRGLVVEIDVLYRAYDRHTDLLAENWTRNVDLSGEEQIRAFLEFADLDGSDPYLGDALAASFGEAIRTKLPILYPHVGATLAALKREGYRIGLVSNTGRTWGRFLRPIQDDLGVGKFFDDRVFSDEIGIRKPEPQIFEAALEHLGLRPEQVVHVGDDVLADVTGSKGVGMRAVWFNTGTPAEHAVHTWAGRPSATPDAEIHEHRDLLAVLERWRP